In Rhodothermus marinus DSM 4252, a single genomic region encodes these proteins:
- the bglX gene encoding beta-glucosidase BglX: MRTLRLLTLSLLWSGWLLPAIAQVDRAREDSLIEALLARMTLEEKLGQLTLYNGGMAETGPVVREGEPDAIRRGRVGAVMNFFGAEAVCAMQRQAVEESRLGIPLLFALDVIHGFRTIFPVPLAEAATFDPALVEQAARVAAGEASAVGLNWTFAPMVDIARDARWGRIVEGSGEDPYLGAVMAAARVRGFQGRDLRDPTTILATAKHFAAYGAAEAGRDYNTVDVSERTLREVYLPPFEAAVRAGALSIMSAFNEIGGVPATADRWLLTDVLRHEWGFEGLVVSDYTSVWELLFHGIAADSAEVGRKALEAGVDMDMVSGIYVRKLAEEVRAGRLSEAVVDEAVRRVLRVKYRLGLFEDPYRYCRDASREQVLLSPAHRRLAREVARKAIVLLKNEGELLPLADTLQRVAVIGALANDSASVLGPWAAAGRPEDAVTILEGIRAALPGATVRYAPGYAEVPSGSFQEMVAAALSPDTSGFAEAEAVARWAEVVILVLGEHRELSGEAASRASVELPGVQLALAWRLLALGRPVVVVLMNGRPLAIPELAASAPAIVEAWFLGTEMGHAVADVLLGKASPGGRLPVSFPRATGQEPLYYNHKPTGRPPRAEEKYTSKYVDVPWTPLYPFGYGLTYTTFAYDSLRLSRRRLGLDDTLEVVVSVTNTGRRRGEEVVQLYVRDEVASVTRPVKELKGFARVELAPGETKAVQFRLPVRALRFWGLEGGWVVEPGWFTLWVGPSSAEGLQARFEVVSP; encoded by the coding sequence ATGCGGACGTTGCGACTGCTTACCCTGAGCCTGCTCTGGAGCGGCTGGTTGCTTCCCGCCATAGCGCAGGTGGATCGGGCCCGCGAGGACTCGCTCATCGAGGCGCTGCTGGCTCGCATGACGCTTGAAGAAAAGCTCGGCCAGCTCACGCTCTACAACGGGGGCATGGCCGAAACCGGCCCGGTCGTGCGCGAGGGCGAGCCCGACGCCATACGTCGCGGCCGCGTGGGCGCCGTGATGAATTTCTTCGGGGCCGAGGCCGTCTGCGCCATGCAGCGCCAGGCCGTCGAGGAAAGTCGGCTGGGCATTCCGCTGCTGTTTGCGCTGGACGTGATCCATGGTTTTCGGACGATTTTTCCGGTGCCGCTGGCCGAGGCGGCCACGTTCGACCCGGCGCTGGTCGAGCAGGCGGCGCGTGTGGCGGCCGGGGAGGCTTCGGCGGTGGGGCTCAACTGGACGTTTGCGCCGATGGTCGACATTGCGCGCGATGCCCGCTGGGGTCGGATCGTCGAGGGTAGCGGTGAGGATCCGTATCTGGGCGCGGTGATGGCGGCGGCGCGCGTGCGGGGTTTTCAGGGGCGTGATCTTCGGGATCCGACCACGATTCTGGCCACGGCGAAGCACTTTGCGGCCTACGGGGCGGCCGAGGCCGGGCGCGACTACAACACGGTGGACGTTTCGGAGCGGACGCTTCGGGAGGTGTATCTGCCGCCGTTCGAGGCGGCGGTGCGCGCCGGGGCGCTGTCGATCATGTCGGCCTTCAACGAGATCGGGGGCGTGCCGGCCACGGCCGATCGCTGGCTGCTGACCGACGTGCTCCGCCACGAATGGGGCTTCGAAGGACTGGTGGTGAGTGATTACACCTCGGTCTGGGAGCTGCTTTTCCACGGGATTGCGGCCGACAGTGCCGAGGTGGGGCGCAAGGCGCTGGAGGCGGGGGTGGACATGGACATGGTCAGCGGGATTTATGTGCGGAAGCTGGCCGAGGAGGTGCGTGCCGGACGGCTTTCGGAGGCGGTGGTGGACGAGGCGGTGCGGCGCGTGCTGCGCGTGAAGTATCGGCTGGGGTTGTTCGAGGATCCCTACCGCTACTGTCGGGATGCCAGCCGCGAGCAGGTGTTGCTGTCGCCGGCGCACCGGCGGCTGGCGCGGGAGGTGGCGCGTAAGGCGATCGTGTTGCTGAAGAACGAGGGAGAGCTGTTGCCGCTGGCGGACACGTTGCAGCGGGTGGCGGTCATCGGGGCGCTGGCCAACGATTCGGCGAGTGTGCTGGGGCCGTGGGCGGCGGCGGGTCGTCCGGAGGATGCCGTGACGATTCTGGAGGGGATCCGGGCGGCGCTTCCCGGAGCGACGGTGCGCTACGCGCCGGGCTATGCGGAGGTGCCTTCAGGGAGTTTTCAGGAGATGGTGGCGGCGGCGTTGAGCCCGGACACGAGCGGTTTTGCCGAGGCGGAGGCGGTGGCGCGCTGGGCGGAGGTGGTGATTCTGGTGCTGGGGGAGCACCGGGAGTTGAGCGGGGAGGCGGCCAGTCGGGCGTCGGTGGAGCTTCCGGGGGTGCAGCTGGCGCTGGCGTGGCGCCTGCTGGCGCTGGGTCGGCCGGTGGTGGTGGTGTTGATGAACGGGCGGCCGCTGGCAATTCCGGAGCTGGCCGCTTCGGCACCGGCGATCGTGGAGGCGTGGTTTCTGGGGACGGAGATGGGGCACGCGGTGGCGGACGTGCTGCTGGGGAAGGCGAGTCCGGGGGGGCGGCTTCCGGTGTCGTTTCCGCGGGCGACGGGTCAGGAGCCGCTCTATTACAATCATAAACCGACGGGGCGGCCGCCGCGGGCCGAGGAGAAGTACACGTCGAAGTACGTGGACGTGCCCTGGACGCCGCTGTACCCGTTTGGTTACGGGTTGACCTACACGACGTTTGCGTACGACAGTCTTCGGTTGAGCCGGAGGCGGCTGGGGTTGGACGACACGCTGGAGGTGGTGGTGTCGGTGACGAATACGGGTCGGCGTCGGGGGGAGGAGGTGGTGCAGCTATACGTGCGGGACGAGGTGGCGTCGGTGACGCGCCCGGTGAAGGAGCTGAAAGGCTTTGCGCGGGTGGAGCTGGCGCCGGGCGAGACGAAGGCGGTGCAGTTTCGGTTGCCGGTGCGTGCGCTTCGGTTCTGGGGTTTGGAAGGGGGCTGGGTGGTGGAGCCGGGCTGGTTCACGCTGTGGGTGGGGCCCTCGTCGGCCGAAGGGCTGCAGGCACGGTTCGAGGTGGTCAGTCCGTAG
- a CDS encoding sulfite oxidase heme-binding subunit YedZ — protein sequence MRRLSPWLNVLVWLGVAAPLLYLSWGLWTDRLGANPIQEITHQTGRWTLRFLLATLAITPLRRLTGWNGWIRWRRRLGLAAFFYASIHLLLYLWLDQFFDWGEIGRDILKRRFITVGLLAYGLMVPLAMTSTAGWIRRLGGRTWRRLHRLVYAIAVLGVLHYWWAVKFDWRPPLAYGLILLALFLLRLRRPRVGRIDATALPRRTAAPVGDPTD from the coding sequence ATGCGCCGGCTCTCTCCCTGGCTCAACGTGCTGGTCTGGCTGGGCGTGGCCGCGCCGCTGCTCTACCTGAGCTGGGGGCTGTGGACGGACCGGCTCGGCGCCAACCCCATTCAGGAGATCACACACCAGACCGGCCGCTGGACGCTTCGCTTCCTGCTGGCGACGCTGGCCATTACGCCGCTGCGTCGCCTGACCGGCTGGAACGGCTGGATCCGCTGGCGACGCCGCCTGGGACTGGCCGCCTTCTTCTACGCCTCGATCCACCTGCTGCTCTACCTCTGGCTGGATCAGTTCTTCGACTGGGGCGAGATCGGCCGGGACATTCTCAAGCGCCGGTTCATCACCGTGGGGCTGCTGGCCTACGGCCTGATGGTGCCGCTGGCCATGACCTCGACGGCCGGCTGGATCCGCCGCCTGGGCGGCCGCACCTGGCGCCGCCTGCACCGGCTGGTCTATGCCATTGCCGTGCTGGGCGTGTTGCACTACTGGTGGGCCGTCAAGTTCGACTGGCGCCCGCCGCTGGCCTACGGCCTCATTCTGCTTGCGCTGTTTCTACTGCGCCTGCGCCGCCCCCGGGTCGGACGTATCGACGCGACCGCACTGCCCCGTCGGACAGCCGCTCCCGTCGGTGATCCTACGGACTGA
- the msrP gene encoding protein-methionine-sulfoxide reductase catalytic subunit MsrP has product MLIRTETPIPSSEITDERLYWNRREWLRQAGLLAGAAVAGLLTPGCRAEGKQVRRKSNPGPYDTDEPWTSYEDITTYNNFYEFGTGKRDPARNAHRLRTRPWTIRVEGLCHRPATYELEDFIKPYTLEERVYRLRCVEGWSMVIPWLGFPLAEVLRRAEPMSSAKFVEFTTLYDPEQMPGQKAPILDGPYVEGLRLDEALHPLTILAVGLYGKMLPNQNGAPIRLVVPWKYGFKSIKSIVRIRFVEKQPITTWMKAAPHEYGFYSNVNPNVDHPRWSQKTERRIGEFRKRKTLLFNGYAEQVAHLYEGMDLRKYF; this is encoded by the coding sequence ATGCTGATTCGCACCGAAACGCCGATTCCTTCGTCCGAGATCACCGACGAGCGCCTGTACTGGAACCGCCGGGAATGGCTGCGTCAGGCCGGTCTGCTAGCCGGAGCGGCCGTCGCCGGATTGCTGACGCCGGGCTGCCGGGCCGAAGGTAAGCAGGTGCGCCGCAAATCGAACCCCGGCCCCTACGACACCGACGAGCCCTGGACCTCCTACGAAGACATTACCACCTACAACAACTTCTACGAGTTCGGTACGGGCAAACGCGATCCGGCCCGCAACGCCCACCGTTTGCGCACACGCCCCTGGACGATCCGCGTCGAGGGGCTCTGCCACCGACCGGCCACCTACGAACTGGAGGATTTCATCAAGCCCTACACGCTCGAAGAGCGCGTCTATCGGCTTCGCTGCGTCGAGGGCTGGTCCATGGTGATCCCCTGGCTGGGCTTTCCGCTGGCCGAGGTGCTTCGAAGGGCCGAACCCATGTCCAGCGCGAAGTTCGTCGAGTTCACCACGCTGTACGATCCGGAGCAGATGCCCGGCCAGAAGGCGCCCATTCTCGACGGGCCCTACGTCGAAGGGCTGCGACTGGACGAGGCGCTGCATCCGCTGACGATCCTGGCCGTCGGGCTTTACGGTAAAATGCTGCCCAACCAGAACGGCGCTCCGATCCGGCTGGTGGTGCCCTGGAAGTACGGGTTCAAGTCGATCAAATCGATCGTGCGCATCCGCTTCGTGGAAAAGCAGCCGATCACCACCTGGATGAAGGCGGCGCCCCACGAGTACGGCTTTTATTCGAACGTCAATCCGAACGTGGACCACCCGCGCTGGAGCCAGAAGACCGAGCGCCGCATCGGCGAATTTCGCAAGCGCAAGACGCTGCTGTTCAACGGCTACGCCGAGCAGGTGGCGCACCTGTACGAAGGCATGGACCTGCGGAAGTATTTCTGA